In Heteronotia binoei isolate CCM8104 ecotype False Entrance Well chromosome 5, APGP_CSIRO_Hbin_v1, whole genome shotgun sequence, the DNA window TGTTTGCTGACCTAcagctctctacaatattttttaTCAGCAGGAAGCTGTTCTTTTACATGGCCATTGACGAAATAAGCCTACATTGTTAGCCTGCACATCACAGTATTTGTCTCTTTCTTTACCTGTCTtattaactgtgatccctttttgttgattatattgatcAGCCCCCAGGTGgtgcatggagatctcccaggattataaCTGATCATCATTAGAATTGATTTTGGACTGTGTCAACAAAAGTAGTCTCCAGATCAtgtaataaatgtaaagttctgcatttaggtaggaaaaaccaaatgcatcattataggatgggggagacttgtcttggcagtagtatgtgtgaaaaggatctaggggtctttgtgGACCATTCacggaacatgagtcagcagtgtggtgcagtagctaaaaaggcaaatgcaattttggactataTCAACAGGAGTATAGTGTACactcagatcacatgaagtgatggtatcactttgctctgctctggtaagacctcacctggagtcttgtgttcagttttcggcAACACAGTTTAAGGAGGTCGAAGGAGCTGGGAATATTCAGCCtggagagaggactgtgaggtgatatgatctggcaacaatcctgattctgtgaattagggagaccgtgagaaggagggcaggaagggctgcatcagtgcctagttcttgtggccccttcttacacacccagggaaatgctgagcggcactttggggtcagtcagaaatttttctctaggccagactGGCAAGGGGTCCTGGTTTTTGTAGGGTTTTTAGCCATCCTCTGGGTCTGGAGCAGGGGTCAGTGGGTGTGTGTTGAGGGGGGAGGCAGTTgtgtttcctgtattgtgcagggggttggaatagatgaccctggaggtcccttccagatTTATGATTCTGAGTACGGAGATCAGGTCAGCCCCCCAAAAAACATGCCTGTGGGGGCTCtatggctcccccctccccccaattgtctgggaatttcccactgcagacttgacaacctgagagcagcagctgttttgtgcAGAATTGAAACGACCAGCGATTGGACGCCAGATCCATCTGCTGAATTCAGTCTTGCACTTTAAAGACcctgattctcccctcccctccccagaaatCTCATGCCCAGAGCACAAGTGATGCTAACAGCCGCTCCCCTCTCTTCCTGCAAGATCTAACCcctgattctcccctcccctccccaactcctGCAGGACTTACTTGCAAGGAGACCTTCCCTGGGTCCGGCTGCTGCAAGGAGCCTTTTCCCTGCTTCTCTGCGGACGCGAAGCTCTTCCTCTCTTGTGCAATTCAGGAACTTCTCCCCCGCACCCCCCCAGCCGaagagccttcccccccccccttgctcggcctctcttgCAAAAACGGCTCTGTGCCTTTAACCCTTGCCGGGCTGGAGCAaagcagattgcattttctccaggggagctgatctctgccaactggggAGATCCGCAGGCGCCACCTGGAGGCAAGCAGACACCCCGCCAGTCCCCCACTGCTCCCCCCACAGAGACGTACTAAAACTAGGAACAGGGATTGCCAATAGACTATACATGATTGCCAATAGAGAATGCACGCTTGCCCATAGGGAGTAGTGGAATTTAGGCTTCCCCTAAGGACAGTGATTGCCCACACAGTCTACACATGCTTGCCAACAGAGAATACAGGATTGCCCACAGAGAGTAATGGAGACCACACTgtcccttaggaaataatggagaccaTGGTTTCCCATGGAGAATTAGGCCTATCCTACGGACAGTGATTGCCTGTATAGACAACACACAAGGCTGGGAATGAATCTGAAGGCCTCTCTGTAGCCTGAACCAAAGATCTTGTCACACACAGCAAGAGCAAGGAACCGGTTTTCTTGACAGACGCCCACCTAAACTTCAGGTGGACGTGGATTTCATTCTACACGTGATGGTGGGAGCAgcagaggatattggatttatattccaccctccaccttgaatctcagactctcagagcggctcacaatctcctttaccttcctcccccacaagagacacgctgtgaggtgggtggggctgagggctctcacagcagctgccctttcaaggacagctctgtgagagctatggctgacccaaggctgttccagcagctgcaagtggaggagtggggaatcaaatccagttctcccagataagagtccatgcacttcaccactacaccaaacttagcaatattcatttttactgaaaAGACACACATGCTCATACagtattttctttatttacaagTCTTTGACAAATGGCACCTcgtactctgaattattgcatcagactCTGGAGTCAagatctgtgctgcagcaatcctGAGTATTGTGTTCAGGCGTGGATATAGTTTTGATTCACTGACCTTCACCACAGAAAAGAGCTTTTTACCGATGTACCCTGTCCCAAACAGGCAGAATGTTAGAAGCAAAAGACTCAAGTTAGAGGCAATTTGGACCCCAGAACTGGAGAAATGGGTCATCCTCTTATTCGACAGAGCCCTTCCTTAGCGGAGGTTTCCCCCTTTTCCGATTGGTAAAAGAAACACTTCACTGTGGACTAGCAGGTGCTTGGAGGAGGGAAGGGTGATGTCCCTTTAAGAAAGGCTTTCTAAAATGTTCCTTACTTCTTCAGTTGCCCATTTCTAAACTAGCGCAGCTATTTTTGCAGACTGAAGTAGATGGACACCCATGCACTCTCAGTCTGCTCAATGAATcctagaatcccagagttggaaggggccaaagaggccatctagtccaaacccccccccctcaatgcaGGATCTGCCTAGAGAgggggggcaaactgtggctccaaagcctttcctccccccacatacCCCCGTGCTTTGAATGCAGAGGTTTTTTGTTCCCCCCCTTCTATGAATTGTGCAGGCCATGCGCACACTGGGTGCTCCAACCCAGAGGGTGACTGGGAGTtctttcattggggggggggggtggagggaggagagggcccGAGAACACTGCAGTCTACATTagtgggggggggctttaaattGATAGACCTGGCCTCTGGGTCCTCCATGCAGCCAATTGGAAGACCCGGCCTCCGGTTTCCCATGAATGGCCTCTGCTTCCACAAGCTGACCTATTGGTGCACCTCATCTGTTTCCCATTGAAGTCAATTAGTAGACCTGAGCTCTGCTTCCCCAATGCAGTCTATTGGTGCATCTGCCCTTCTGTTTCCCATTTAACTTAATTGGCACACCTGCCCCACAGTCTGCTCACTGCCTGCACTTGTGTGCGCTTGCTAATTCATGGCAAAGCTTGTGATGGGCCCTTCTAGACAGCAAGGCTGCATTCTTCTTCTGCTTTAACGCCGTTTGTATTTCTGCATCTCATGGGACGGGTCACAAGAGGAGATCAGAGGGAGACACATCATTTCCAAAACTCTCGCAATGGAACTTAGAGTTCGACCTTTTGTGCAGGATGTCATCTCATGTCctggatgtcacttccagttcaaaAGGTCAGCTGGTGGCACTTCCTGAGCTCCACCCCTTCCCGTGACGTCACATGGTGCACCAAAACCCCACCccatcctgtgatgtcactcAGACCACCCCCACAGACCTGCCTCTTCTGCATCTGACATTTAGTCTCTGCTGCTCATACCCAAAAAACATCATAGATCTCATTGCTTTTGCTAAACTAAACACAGTGCTGCTTTGTATCCCATTGAACTCAATTTTGTGAAagattgaatcatagagttgcaagggacctctagggtcatctagtccaaccccctgtacaaggcaggaaactcacaaataccgttCCCTAAATTCACactggaccgcctctccccatatgaacccccacAGCATCCTCTTTAGCAAAATCAATGAGATACGGGATGATTTTTCAGGGGAAATGTGTTGAATTTACCAGCAATTGGAATCTAATGATCAATTCAGTGGAGCAACACAGCTCTTTTGGAGCCAGTACAGCAGAGAGATTGTGAACTTTGAAAAGACATCGAATTAACCTTTCATAAAGAACTTTGATTTGAAATGGACTATATATAGTGTATTTTATCCATtgaggagagagtgagagagggagagagagctcaTACAATACTCAGAGGCTGTTGTCTCCTGCTATGTGGTGCAACACTGGATTGTGATATGAATAGTGAAATCACATTTCATGTGGAAAATTAAATATTCAGTCCAGATGGATGGTGGGTATATTTGTACATCACAGACATAGAATATACATATATAATGTCTAAGGAATTTATTAAAATTACAGTAATTTCCTATTATATACCCGGTGTTCTATGGCATCTTTGGGGGTGCagggaatgacagtccctggaaGTTGCAGAAACATTCCGGGAATGGAATTCCACTCTTGCCCTCCTTGAAGCCAgccaggcatccttaggaccagggactatgagcagatgttgagcagcagaactCAGAGCCCGGGGGTTCgtatgggaagaggcagtccagaagatatgcaggcccctggccgtaaagggctgatgctttgagccagcttgtcttactgaatggacctgagattGGGTGCCTGATTGAGTACCCTGACCTGTAAACCAACAACCAAAAGGGGAAATTACACTGGCAAGCCactgcctggggtggggggtgggaggagaaagtagccatgcccagccgtttcatgatttcctaggctcagagcattgtgtatttttagtttctgctgtgatctttgtgcttttttcttgatgtattattttaaaagttgttttgccaaatctcactactccacctttccattttaggcagacATCTTTTAATGGTGGAGGGAGGAAGGTTTGGGAGACCCGACCTGGACTGATGGAGCCCAGCTCCTCACATTGTGCACAGCCCCCACACCCTTGTTACttgaattgccctaaaaataggagttGGGGGAATTTAGCGTGGTGGGGAATCAGGCCACAGCGAGATCTTGAGAACCTATATATACAGacggtgtctgctttggaaatcaCCCAATAATGAGGAGATTTGGGCTAATAATAAAAGGGGTTTTACTATAAAATacaggcaaacatacaagggtataaaatcatacaatatacatacaggcctaaggaaatagggttgaaatagacaggggtaaacacgagggtagacaaacagggtataCTACCTGGTTCAGATGTCCTTACAACAAGAAGATATGGATGGGTATGGCCATGTGCCACGTCTGGTGCTGCTTACttagaggagggaggaagaaacacTCTagttcaggcagagagagagagagagagagatgaagcctTCTCTCCCGTTATAATAATTTTGGAAAGGGGAGAGGTCCTCCCAAAAAAGGGGGCTGGCTTGTTTGTGGGCAGTGTTTaatctattctgggtacctgattggatgcccagctcaagccaatgagcagacctgactctggtcacctgaatggatctccagataacaatgggacaggggggtggctccaaagtggcagtttgggcaaggcatgggtgaagGCATGGGTGAAGGAGGGGATCAAACAAGCTATACAGACTCATCTAAAAGGGACAATAGAaggccaaattggtacctaaggtgacatcCGATCTACACAAAGGACTCTGCTCTGGGTGAAGCTGGCcttcctcttctggctagcaccgtCCTTCTTCTAAAGTTCCGTTTGGCAAAGActtgggcggtctggcaggatccacgcctaatcTAAGCGCGATTGCCTTATGTGGATGTttgaaacagctgttgagtacgtgagcctctcgcttctctgtcatggagtatGGCAGGGCAGGGAaatggtcgctgatgatgttagcccaccaacatggctttcatggtcaaggctggaaaccatcTGTCTGGACAGTTCCTGATGGCaggacttcttccactgcaacggccgagatggtgcacgccCGGAACGGCTGGGAACCCATCTGCACTCCttgctagcactcttccagagatacagAATGCAGTTGTAacactgaggctgttagtattcacataagtctcttagaaAATAGTAGGTAAAACCCACGTCTttgagcagatgtgtgagagtcgtCTCTCCAGAcatcctggcaaccaaaccagtgatcacgATGTGCATATAAATGAGAAATAGGGGGCTCTCCGTCACACCCTGGTACAGCTGAGAGAGAGTATACGTTCTATCTGTTTGCTGCATAGATTTACTATTtattgaaaaagaggtgccagagcttattagcacaactcatttgcatatgccaggggtggccaatggtagctctccagatgttttttgcttacaactcccatcagccccagccggcatgccacacacccctgaaatcaccggaaggtgtgctaaattatatcagctcagcatctaccctaaaatgcttcttgatttataattgtcataataaaacccgactcccatcatactttttgcaTTACTTTCTCCAATacggccacagtggcacgatgaagatttccatctgtctgctttatgtgtttgggtgatttccccatatttttgtgggggaaaatattagaaagtttttcaaatcttcagcaaaattctcacagggggtttgaacagtggagcccagaagcaagtttggggggggggggagtataagaaagaaaagagcacaataaaatttagaggttccccagctctgcaactgtgagctcctgcccaaaatgcctAACTACAATTACCAGCCCCAGCCCTCCCCTCTGCCACCCCGTGCCGACCCATGGAGCCAGAAAATGGAGTCTGCGCGCTGAAGCAGGCTTGTAGCTGCACTGCCTTCAGTAGCCAAGCCAGCCTCCCGGAGGACAGGTTCTAGGCCTAGGCAGCTTCctacttcatagaatcatagagtcggaagggacctccagggtcatctagtacttCGCCTACTCCTATGTGCCAGCCCTGGGTATTGAAGAATGCAGCTGTGACACAAGATCCttccacactgagcattcaaaaggtttcacctgtgtgtggattcttagataCTTTTGTAGACTGGAACTCACATTGAATCTCTTCTATACTCTGTGCATTCCAAATGGtcctcccctgtgtggattcttttatGCTATTGAAGATTCTAAATTAATTTCTTTCCATGCTATTGAGCGTTCAAATGCTTTGAAGACTGGCTTTCAAACTGAATGTCTTCCCagactctgagcattcaaaatgtttATCCCCTGTATGTGTTCTTAGATGCTGTGAAAGAAGGCCACTATAACTGaatctctgagcattcaaatggtttctcccttgTCTGCATTCTTCAGTGCAGTTGAAGGCTGTAGCTCACatagaatctctttccacactctaagttttaaaaagtttctcccttagtgtgggttctttgatgcctttgaagattgccactgttactaaatctctttccacactgtgagcattcaaaaggtttctcccctgtgtgggttctctgatgctgctgaagactggaattcatactgaatctctttccacactctgaacattcaaaaggtttctcccctgtgtgggttctctgatgcagctgaagactggaactcacactgaatctcttgccacactctgagcattcaaaaggtttctcccctgtgtgggttcttagatgcttttgaagactggaattcacactgaatctctttccacactctgagcattcaaaaggtttctccccagtgtgggtcctctgatgctgctgaagagtgccactccaactgaatctctttccacactctgagcattcaaaaggtttctcccctgtgtgggttctctgatgctgctgaagactgccacactgactaaatctctttctacactctgaacattcaaaaggtttctcccctgtgtgggttcttagatgcttttgaagactggaattcacactgaatctctttccacactgtgagcattcaaatggtttctcccctgtgtgggttctctgatgatactgaagactggaactcaaactgaatctctttccacactctgagcactcaaacggtttctcccctgtgtgggttctcttatgCTGTTGAAGACTATCATTTGCACTAAATCTCTTttcacactgtgagcattcaaatggtttctcccctgtgtgggttctttgatgatactgaagatggccATACTGGCTGAATGTCttcccgcactctgagcattcaaaaggtttctcccctgtgtgagttcttagatgcttttgaagactgccgctctgactgaatctctttccacattctgagcattcaaaaggtttctcccctgtgtgggttctttgatgcttttgaagatagccactccggttgaatctctttccacactctgagcatacaaaaggtttctccccagtgtgggttctctgatgctgctgaagagtgccactccaactgaatctctttccacactctgagcatgcaaaaggtttctcccctgtgtgggttctttggtgtgaCTGAAGATGACCTCTGCAACGGAACCTCTTTctacactctgtgcattcaaaaggtttctcccctgtgtgggttcttagatgcttttgaagactggaattcacactgaatttctttccacactctgaacattcaaaaggtttctcccctgtgtgggttctctgatgatactgaagactggaattcaaactgaatctctttccacactctaagcattcaaacggtttctctgCTTTGTGGGTTCTCTTATGCTGTTGAAGACCACCATttgcactgaatctctttccacactctgagcattcaaacggtttctcccctgtgtgggttctttgatgatactgaagatggccACACTGACTGAATGTCTTTCCGCACttcgagcattcaaaaggtttctctccggtgtgggttcttagatgcttttgaagactgtattttagactgaatctctttccacactctgagcattcaaaaggtttctcccctgtgtggattctttgatgcctctgaagattgccactgccactaaatccctttccacactctaagcattcaaacggtttattccctgtgtgggttctttgatgatactgaagactgccatactgactaaatctctttccacactctgagcattcaaaaggtttctcccctgtgtgggttctttggttcTTTTGTAGACTGGAATTCATACTGAGCTTCTTTCTACACACTGAGAATTCAATGTGTTTCTGTACTGTGTGTATTCTTTGGTGTACTAAAAGCTGTGTtctgtatctgaagtactttccacaataATGGCATTTATATGCCTTCCTTTGACCAGAGAATGTCATTCCATTTTCTGAACAGATGAACAGTTTCATTCCTGAAAGAGTCCGTTGGTGACGGCTGCAGACAGGGATTTCATGGAACCTGCTTCCTTGGCGAGGAATAGTCTTAACCCCCCTTTTCAGTGTATGGTTTCCTTCCTGCCTCTGTGGTTCATCTCTGTTCTCAAAGTTTCCTTCAGCCTGTTCAAACTTGGCTTTTTCCAGTGAGAACCGGTGAAATTCCCCAACTGACTCCTCAAcatctcctgctggaataaagagggaAGCTGAATCATAAATCATGCAAGGAGCCAAGGCACCTACCACAAACTCCTAATTCATGACTATGCATTTTTGACTCCTGAACTGTCTGTCTGCCTTTCCTGGCCAACCTTGAGTGCACTCAGTCCTTCTCAATGAGCCCTTCATTGGTGAGTATGGGAGGACAGTTCTCACAAACACAGCAGAAACATTTGGAGGAGCTGCGGTTCCTCATTCAGAAATACGGCGGGCAACTTAAGAATCTCTTACAAGACTTCTGGGCAACTTAAGAATCTCTTACAAGAGATCaataagcaatgcccctggtacccggagggaggttctcttaaacttcgggactgggagaagatagggaagacctttcacacagagcctCAAGCCTCTGTGGAACTTCTGCAGGCCTGGCATAAATgtaggtatgcagtagagaaatttatgcctgtttctaacacaacccagctctccaaagattgtcccccaAAATACGCTGTtgtccaacttgtgccccctgtccttccttctccttctcctccgccAACGGCTCCAcccgtgggcccaccatctaatttcattgttgaacaatgactataagatctattcaagaattttagcagagcgattgaagcaatatttgatcaactatataaacaaagaccaagccggatttcttcctaaaagacaaataagagacaatgtaagagctgttatcaatgttgtggaatactatgagaagcatccagaaaaggaagcggccttattttttgtcgatgcagaaaaagcctttcacaatttgaactgggactttatgtttgcggtaatggaaaaaattaatttaggggaacaatttataaaaatgacaagagcaatatatatggatcagcaagcaaaactgtgtataaatgcagatctaaccaaagaattgaaagtgagtaaaggaacaaggcaaggatgtccgttatcaccattgttgt includes these proteins:
- the LOC132570882 gene encoding oocyte zinc finger protein XlCOF6-like; translation: MEEQDPEGPGTGKRESKGPKPILAGSGVGFWESPEPEVCYQVKAISEEYRQRFRQFSYHESDGPRERLGPSVKMEAEVSEEEGSPLEEEQKAQAQERAQEALSHGDVEESVGEFHRFSLEKAKFEQAEGNFENRDEPQRQEGNHTLKRGVKTIPRQGSRFHEIPVCSRHQRTLSGMKLFICSENGMTFSGQRKAYKCHYCGKYFRYRTQLLVHQRIHTVQKHIEFSVCRKKLSMNSSLQKNQRTHTGEKPFECSECGKRFSQYGSLQYHQRTHTGNKPFECLECGKGFSGSGNLQRHQRIHTGEKPFECSECGKRFSLKYSLQKHLRTHTGEKPFECSKCGKTFSQCGHLQYHQRTHTGEKPFECSECGKRFSANGGLQQHKRTHKAEKPFECLECGKRFSLNSSLQYHQRTHTGEKPFECSECGKKFSVNSSLQKHLRTHTGEKPFECTECRKRFRCRGHLQSHQRTHTGEKPFACSECGKRFSWSGTLQQHQRTHTGEKPFVCSECGKRFNRSGYLQKHQRTHTGEKPFECSECGKRFSQSGSLQKHLRTHTGEKPFECSECGKTFSQYGHLQYHQRTHTGEKPFECSQCEKRFSANDSLQQHKRTHTGEKPFECSECGKRFSLSSSLQYHQRTHTGEKPFECSQCGKRFSVNSSLQKHLRTHTGEKPFECSECRKRFSQCGSLQQHQRTHTGEKPFECSECGKRFSWSGTLQQHQRTHTGEKPFECSECGKRFSVNSSLQKHLRTHTGEKPFECSECGKRFSVSSSLQLHQRTHTGEKPFECSECGKRFSMNSSLQQHQRTHTGEKPFECSQCGKRFSNSGNLQRHQRTHTKG